CCTCGCCGTAGGTCACCGGCCGGATCCCGAGCTGGCGGAGGTAGTCGAAGTTGCGCTCGCCGCACGTGCCGATCACCCGGGCGCCGCGGTGCTTGGCGAGCTGGGCCTCGATGCTCCCGACGCCGCCGGCCGCCGCCGAGATGACCACCGTGTCGTCAGGGCCGATCCGCAGGTCGTCGAGCGTGTCGAGGGCTGTGACGCCGGCGAGGAACAGGCCGCCGGCGACCTCCCACGCCACGTGCGGCGGCTTGCGCACGAGCGCGGCGACCGGGACGACGATGTGCGTGGCGTGGGCCCCCTGCCGGACGTGCCCGATGACCTCCTCGCCGCGCTTGAACCGGCCGGCCGCGTCGGCGGTCACCACGATGCCGGCGAAGTCGCTGCCCGAGCCGCGCGGGAAGGGCTCGTCGGCCCAGGCGGTCTCGCGGCCGCTGCGGATGAAGCCGTCGATGTGGTTGACGCCCGCAGCGATCACCTCGACCAGCGCCTCCTCCGGCCCCGGGACCGGGAGAGGACGGGTCTGCGCCGTCAGGACGTCGGTGCCGCCGTTGCGGTCGTACTTCATGACCGTCATCTCGTCGCGCTTGCTCATCGCCGGCCTCCTCACCGCTCCAGTTGCGTGTGCCAGCGACGCTATACCTAGCCAAGCGAGATTCTCTACTATCTACCTTGTTTTCTCAGACTGGCGCATGCCGTGCTCTGGACCCAGCCCCGCGCGGTGCGGCAGACTCTGCCCGTGAGTGCGCCCTCGAGCGAGTCAGCGGAGGTCCGGTCGCGGATGCTGGAGGAGCTCCGGCACCGGATCCGGCCGATGACCGGGCGCGATCCCGGCGAGCGCGGGCGCGCGACCACACCCCTGGAGCTGCTCTACGACCTGACCTATGTC
The sequence above is a segment of the Leifsonia williamsii genome. Coding sequences within it:
- a CDS encoding NADP-dependent oxidoreductase gives rise to the protein MSKRDEMTVMKYDRNGGTDVLTAQTRPLPVPGPEEALVEVIAAGVNHIDGFIRSGRETAWADEPFPRGSGSDFAGIVVTADAAGRFKRGEEVIGHVRQGAHATHIVVPVAALVRKPPHVAWEVAGGLFLAGVTALDTLDDLRIGPDDTVVISAAAGGVGSIEAQLAKHRGARVIGTCGERNFDYLRQLGIRPVTYGEGIAERIRAFAPLGVTALIDNFGQDGRALADELGVPASRYRSSEDRRDTELRLLQDDPASIAHATAQLERVARLADERAFTLLISGYYPLDDIATAYDDLKNLHSRGKIVLGTHPVTTYRTLKARDVHEARD